A region from the Leishmania panamensis strain MHOM/PA/94/PSC-1 chromosome 20 sequence genome encodes:
- a CDS encoding hypothetical protein (TriTrypDB/GeneDB-style sysID: LpmP.20.0100), which yields MSTSSPPPQGGIVSSAVAVQPEDASQLSADDLLQQIVELVNKVLERHYSLVEFDALSRIELLQVVNDIFAKLQPSMQMDMQATPPDEAMPRMLDFLLKILGYRVPVFFQGSFPQSFADGEPLVVYPTMYWILTHMELNEKRVYLARFLQPLDIPDNIRAQDEDVRTLFMQYQALRGAFIQTHQRVDKLRSAFADPVEARRKVAALEDERDRLQGYIEVALKKLVAVPEKEMLLAFSKSLRMAREESAKLAEREVEQQQATVSSEARRTEINTRLQNLRRDAADGRVEMMIRRMKDEMDTNRMKLQDQLPQELESITNENAELQKLVSEPLDMAALIGKDRKLDDELKVLRAKVEQRQQPGADGASIPRFRDQVQRVMARKEEVLNELSSLQADNNKALNDIRERQLRITQLQSATNMLRSDDFRDFSNQVRAKKAATEGMRTRLAELRTEWGTLTFTEATLQEQYNALDAAIGNLESKLGLQGYSRTVEALSKLAHEKDAIEEVKGKTLEELSRVVQEFTLAIREGRTRLAPLINELRAVRQTAAEVDQEWAEKKSQYEYQESLLTEDIQKIDEDVTHLKEETTMNESLYHRVRIQGILLAAQAKRAEEERAFRTDPAASLDPQHKTYADYLADVTRTLEARTKEMQGKQRDLEETHDTGVRQVEWFSALRTILHAKLKSIQAEAPPAGARDRGHSIDDDIRQVMGRAGGADMLVLNNN from the coding sequence ATGTCTACTTCgtccccaccgccgcaggGAGGCATTGTCAGCTCCGCCGTTGCGGTGCAGCCAGAGGACGCGTCGCAACTGTCAGCTGATGACCTCCTGCAGCAGATCGTTGAGCTTGTGAATAAGGTGCTAGAGCGTCACTACTCCCTCGTCGAGTTCGACGCTCTAAGCCGCATCGAGCTCCTGCAGGTAGTGAACGACATCTTTGCAAAGCTGCAGCCCAGCATGCAGATGGACATGCAAGCGACTCCACCCGATGAGGCCATGCCACGCATGCTGGACTTCCTCTTGAAGATTCTTGGCTACCGCGTACCAGTCTTCTTCCAAGGCAGTTTCCCGCAGAGCTTCGCCGACGGCGAGCCTCTTGTGGTCTACCCAACCATGTATTGGATTCTCACCCACATGGAGCTGAACGAGAAGCGCGTCTATCTTGCCCGCTTCCTGCAACCACTGGACATCCCAGACAACATCCGTGCCCAGGATGAGGATGTGCGCACCCTCTTCATGCAGTATCAAGCGCTACGTGGCGCCTTCATTCAGACCCATCAGAGGGTCGACAAGCTCCGCTCTGCCTTCGCAGATCCAGTGGAGGCACGCCGAAAGGTCGCTGCCTTGGAGGATGAGCGAGACCGCCTGCAGGGGTACATCGAAGTCGCCCTCAAAAAGTTGGTGGCTGTGCCGGAGAAGGAGATGCTCCTGGCATTCAGCAAGTCCCTCCGCATGGCACGTGAGGAGAGCGCCAAGCTGGCTGAGcgagaggtggagcagcagcaggccacGGTGTCTTCTGAGGCCCGCCGCACGGAAATCAACACACGTCTGCAGAATCTCCGCCGCGACGCAGCGGACGGCCGCGTCGAGATGATGATCCGGCGCATGAAAGACGAGATGGACACAAACCGGATGAAGCTGCAGGATCAGCTACCGCAAGAGCTTGAGTCCATCACGAACGAGAATGCCGAGCTGCAGAAGCTCGTCTCGGAGCCGCTGGACATGGCAGCGCTCATTGGAAAGGATCGCAAGTTGGACGACGAACTAAAGGTGTTACGTGCAAAAgttgagcagcggcaacagccCGGCGCCGACGGGGCCTCCATCCCGCGCTTTCGAGACCAGGTGCAGCGCGTCATGGCACgtaaggaggaggtgctgaacgAGCTGAGCTCGCTGCAGGCCGACAACAACAAGGCCCTCAACGACATTCGAGAACGCCAGCTACGCATCACTCAGCTGCAGTCCGCTACAAACATGCTACGCAGCGATGACTTTCGAGACTTTTCCAACCAGGTGCgcgcgaagaaggcggcaaCGGAAGGTATGCGCACCCGCCtcgcggagctgcgcactgAGTGGGGTACGCTGACCTTCACcgaggcgacgctgcaggagcagtaCAATGCCCTAGACGCTGCCATTGGTAATCTAGAAAGCAAGCTAGGCCTGCAGGGATACAGTCGTACGGTAGAGGCTCTTTCCAAGCTGGCACACGAGAAGGACGCCAtagaggaggtgaagggcaAAACGCTTGAGGAGCTCTCGCGCGTCGTGCAAGAGTTCACGCTCGCCATTCGTGAGGGTCGCACGCGCCTGGCACCACTCATCAACGAGCTGCGTGCTGTTCGgcagacggcggcagaggtTGATCAAGAGTGGGCGGAGAAGAAGTCTCAGTACGAGTACCAGGAGAGCCTCTTGACGGAGGACATTCAGAAGATCGACGAGGACGTCACGCACCTCAAGGAGGAGACGACGATGAACGAGTCCCTCTACCACCGCGTACGCATCCAGGGCATCCTTCTTGCCGCACAGGCGAAGcgggcagaggaggagcgggcgTTCCGGACTGACCCCGCTGCCTCACTAGACCCGCAGCACAAGACGTATGCTGACTACCTAGCTGATGTGACACGCACGCTGGAGGCACGGACGAAAGAGATGCAAGGCAAGCAGCGCGACCTGGAAGAGACGCACGACACCGGCGTGCGGCAGGTGGAGTGGTTTAGCGCACTTCGAACGATCCTTCACGCCAAGCTGAAGAGCATTCAGGCAGAGGCACCCCCTGCAGGCGCGAGGGATCGCGGCCACAGCATCGATGATGACATTCGGCAAGTCATGGGGCGTGCTGGTGGGGCCGACATGCTCGTGCTGAACAACAACTAG
- a CDS encoding hypothetical protein (TriTrypDB/GeneDB-style sysID: LpmP.20.0110) yields the protein MEAKMRNQRAQCLALLASLLLFAAGAQAAISFKLNSIDYPVYADEKMSMKEYAVLPGGSGACLLLSLDNGLGGVVRFTYASNVSNVHWRSDVVVSVHKPSVSQFSMAVLDKVDAVIQTKLFNAEELARLHRPNEVVGRGTERQEIANASAKVKQQSQSTTVSVRPAQDGTGPAAKFIDGHYAVCFHLLRSKAVAQKPPSMQYEQVKVQLIEVVSTRHSTSLYIARLNDNAANLQNGDETAGGAMAEMDREYAKMIRSLFRASSTTDLRTLLNQDDLVTSEELKSRLEDMKALQKQLFGLYHGFEYLENRFQRMRATAEATFNRIWICMVVILTVMGGTTWFTFHYTKGLIIKRKLI from the coding sequence ATGGAAGCGAAAATGCGGAACCAAAGAGCGCAGTGCCTGGCGCTTCTTGCGAGCCTTCTGCTGttcgcagcaggcgcgcagGCCGCCATCTCCTTCAAACTCAACAGCATCGACTATCCTGTCTACGCTGACGAGAAGATGTCTATGAAAGAGTACGCAGTGCTGccaggaggcagcggcgcatgcCTACTGTTGTCGCTGGACAACGGTCTGGGCGGTGTCGTACGCTTCACCTATGCGTCGAACGTGTCGAACGTGCACTGGCGCTCCGACGTGGTGGTGTCGGTCCACAAGCCAAGCGTCTCGCAGTTCTCCATGGCGGTTCTCGACAAGGTCGACGCCGTCATTCAAACGAAGCTCTTCAACGCTGAGGAGTTGGCGAGACTGCACAGGCCGAATGAGGTGGTGGGTCGCGGCACCGAGCGACAGGAAATTGCGAATGCTAGCGCTAAGGTGAAGCAGCAGTCTCAGAGCACCACGGTGAGCGTTCGACCGGCGCAGGACGGCACCGGTCCTGCAGCGAAGTTTATCGATGGTCACTACGCTGTATGCTTTCACCTCCTTCGCTccaaggcggtggcgcaaaAGCCACCGTCGATGCAGTACGAGCAGGTGAAGGTGCAACTTATCGAGGTGGTCTCCACGCGccactccacctctctctacATCGCAAGACTTAATGACAACGCCGCAAACTTGCAGAATGGTGATGAGACGGCAGGGGGCGCCATGGCTGAGATGGACCGCGAGTATGCAAAAATGATCCGGTCGCTCTTCCgtgcgagcagcaccaccgatCTGCGTACCCTTCTTAACCAGGATGATCTGGTGACGTCAGAGGAGTTGAAGAGCCGCCTAGAGGACATGAAAGCTCTGCAGAAGCAGCTCTTCGGGCTCTACCACGGCTTCGAGTACCTGGAGAATCGCTTCCAGCGAatgcgcgccaccgccgaggcAACGTTCAACCGCATCTGGATTTGCATGGTTGTCATTTTGACAGTCATGGGCGGCACGACTTGGTTCACCTTCCACTACACGAAGGGCTTGATTATAAAGAGGAAATTAATCTAG
- a CDS encoding hypothetical protein (TriTrypDB/GeneDB-style sysID: LpmP.20.0120), giving the protein MSASGPLVPPISWAQRPEYVLVTIPLQDTTGVTVEIKDEGRELLFACCAPEGKQYACTIHFYGAISSEESQHVVRPRQIELKLRKKLTRSLEDADDEVEWPRLTKEKVKYPNITIDWSKWKDEDDEGATDDLGDFGLGGGDAMDGQYSEMLSQLMQTQGKKDAEELAGLPPGTIPEFGSAQRQEATHGASAAAGDDDSEMPPLEDDM; this is encoded by the coding sequence ATGTCGGCCAGCGGCCCATTGGTGCCGCCGATCAGCTGGGCACAGCGCCCCGAGTATGTCCTCGTCACGATCCCGCTGCAGGACACCACGGGTGTAACTGTGGAGATCAAGGATGAAGGGAGGGAACTACTGTTCGCCTGCTGCGCCCCCGAAGGCAAGCAGTACGCATGCACGATCCACTTTTACGGTGCGATATCCTCTGAGGAGAGTCAGCACGTGGTGCGGCCGCGTCAGATCGAGCTGAAGCTGCGGAAAAAGCTAACAAGGTCACTTGAAgacgccgacgacgaggtggagtGGCCGCGGCTGACCAAGGAGAAGGTCAAATACCCTAACATTACCATCGACTGGTCTAAGTGGAaagacgaggatgacgaagGTGCTACAGACGACTTGGGGGACTTcggcctcggcggcggcgacgcgaTGGACGGGCAGTACTCGGAGATGCTCAGTCAGCTCATGCAGACTCAGGGAAAGAAGGACGCGGAGGAATTAGCCGGCCTTCCACCCGGCACGATTCCTGAATTTGGCTCGGCGCAAAGGCAAGAGGCCACTCACGGCGCATCTGCGGCAGCCGGAGATGATGACAGCGAGATGCCGCCGCTCGAGGACGATATGTGA
- a CDS encoding hypothetical protein (TriTrypDB/GeneDB-style sysID: LpmP.20.0130) has product MTELVPSEAVRFANGEPLCTYQECYRCFDGRDILFRLVNVEKNQWFFYNDTTDVLVHVRAVFLPGSVIRPLQRADMRVIPGPTGVTDETCSIEVMLDVDPGFTESFIEGEPKGFHLNFRTETAPAKDVVFEHHRPTVQYDKIYRCFKDGNGLLFRLVDEHAHRWFFCNDTRDMMMKVTVTFANRAEVRPLECTVPGPPPPADAAPESVVYTLLIAPGCTEPFVEGNPVTYTLEFAAEPVNTSITPAIEEPVEYLYGSPDRAIIPHQMHVFKCFKEHGNGLLFRVVDDVNTIWAFYNDTPDYVMTANMRYPQTSDIRLAPGVQVITDSEREGGVIAAVEVMPLATVPFLVGVPEQYELTFTATPVATVTPSLTTPVEPNPSPLPADATGPAAVPPPVLPVPEEAPVYCHRGPDLAVMPHFDEVYKCFKDYGNGLVFRLVDRRQRRWAFYNDTSDVVALVRVEFPPGAYIQPLGHTVLGRDPETGSVLYELRVNPLETALFVEGEVDIFTTKFVAEQIQT; this is encoded by the coding sequence ATGACGGAACTCGTGCCATCCGAGGCGGTGCGCTTCGCCAACGGAGAACCCCTCTGCACGTACCAGGAGTGCTACCGGTGCTTCGACGGCCGTGACATTCTTTTCCGCCTGGTGAACGTCGAGAAGAATCAGTGGTTCTTCTACAACGACACCACTGACGTGCTTGTGCATGTGCGAGCGGTGTTTCTCCCCGGTAGTGTCATCCGACCACTGCAGCGAGCAGATATGCGCGTAATCCCTGGCCCCACTGGCGTAACAGACGAGACGTGCTCTATCGAGGTGATGCTGGACGTCGACCCCGGGTTCACGGAGTCGTTCATCGAGGGAGAGCCCAAGGGCTTTCACCTAAACTTTCGCACAGAAACCGCGCCAGCCAAAGATGTCGTCTTTGAGCACCACCGGCCGACCGTGCAATACGACAAGATCTACCGCTGCTTCAAGGATGGCAACGGACTGCTGTTTCGCCTGGTGGACGAGCACGCACATCGGTGGTTCTTCTGCAACGATACTCGCGACATGATGATGAAGGTGACCGTGACGTTTGCGAACCGCGCAGAGGTGCGCCCGCTGGAATGCACAGTTCCTGGTCCGCCGCCccccgccgacgccgccccCGAGAGCGTTGTCTACACCCTCCTTATCGCGCCCGGGTGCACCGAGCCGTTCGTTGAGGGGAATCCGGTGACGTACACGCTGGAGTTTGCTGCCGAGCCAGTAAATACTTCGATCACGCCCGCAATAGAGGAGCCGGTGGAGTATCTGTACGGCAGCCCCGACCGCGCCATCATTCCCCACCAGATGCACGTGTTCAAGTGCTTCAAGGAGCACGGAAACGGGCTGCTGTTCCGTGTCGTTGATGATGTAAATACAATTTGGGCCTTCTACAACGACACGCCGGACTACGTGATGACTGCGAATATGCGCTACCCGCAAACGAGCGACATACGCCTTGCTCCGGGGGTGCAGGTGATTACCGACAGCGAGCGCGAGGGCGGTGTCATTGCAGCTGTCGAGGTGATGCCCCTCGCCACAGTGCCGTTTCTCGTTGGTGTCCCGGAGCAATACGAGTTGACTTTCACAGCCACCCCTGTTGCCACTGTGACGCCATCGCTGACCACCCCAGTGGAGCCGAAtccttcacccctccccgccGACGCAACGGGccccgctgcggtgccgcccCCGGTACTGCCGGTTCCCGAAGAGGCACCCGTCTACTGCCACCGCGGACCGGATCTCGCCGTAATGCCACACTTTGATGAGGTCTACAAGTGCTTCAAGGACTACGGGAACGGGCTCGTATTCCGCCTCGTGGACAGGAGGCAACGCCGCTGGGCCTTCTACAACGATACTTCTGACGTTGTCGCGTTGGTGAGGGTCGAGTTTCCTCCCGGCGCTTACATTCAACCGTTGGGGCATACAGTTCTGGGCCGCGATCCAGAGACCGGTAGCGTCCTTTACGAGCTGCGCGTGAATCCCCTCGAGACAGCGCTCTTTGTGGAAGGGGAGGTGGACATCTTCACCACAAAGTTTGTGGCGGAGCAAATTCAGACATGA
- a CDS encoding hypothetical protein (TriTrypDB/GeneDB-style sysID: LpmP.20.0140), with amino-acid sequence MTEEIVAPAMPQFENGQPSFEYDHIFRCFKEKGNGLLFRMVNSQQKKWAFYNDTADTIMQVKARFSPDCKVEKLNRARATKVPVGTEENPDLCETVVTLEVYPLVTEPFIKGDVNGFQLEFHTEQIPVNDVKFMNRHCLLPRYDKVYKCFKNEGNGLLFRLVDEKEGKWYYYNDTREFRMTATVNFPNEDDVKPLGNTETVPVQDDDSAVVYQITVDPGKAEPFIEGRPTSYHQAFNADPIDESCVNPKEAQYVNSEPDSSIIDVSQCKVFKCFKENGNGLLFRLVDEKAGRWAFYNDTQEYVMKPKVRFFGGALVVPGPDAHMAPDPEEEDTTVVTIEVPPCETRLFIEGRPAKYEVSVVADSIHKSVPEDSPEFAHGEPDRKVMNYDAVYQCFKDKPDARLFRIVDSSRQQWGFYNDTTDVFFTARFTFDAEGKVRTLGDTEKEQNSDNETQYVVSIPPLTTVEFVQGDVRGFKSQFTGKRKVPLQASA; translated from the coding sequence ATGACGGAGGAAATTGTCGCCCCTGCCATGCCGCAGTTCGAGAACGGACAACCCAGTTTTGAATACGACCACATCTTCCGTTGCTTCAAGGAGAAGGGTAATGGTTTGCTCTTCCGGATGGTCAACTCACAGCAGAAGAAGTGGGCCTTCTACAACGACACGGCGGACACCATCATGCAGGTCAAGGCTCGCTTCAGCCCGGACTGCAAGGTTGAGAAGCTTAACCGAGCCCGCGCCACAAAGGTGCCTGTCGGCACAGAGGAGAACCCAGACCTGTGCGAGACGGTTGTGACCCTGGAGGTGTACCCCTTGGTGACCGAGCCGTTCATCAAGGGTGACGTGAATGGGTTCCAGCTGGAGTTCCATACAGAGCAGATTCCGGTGAACGACGTAAAGTTCATGAaccgccactgcctcttGCCGCGCTACGACAAGGTGTACAAGTGCTTCAAGAACGAGGGCAACGGTCTGCTCTTTCGCCTTGTGGACGAAAAGGAGGGTAAGTGGTACTACTACAACGACACACGCGAGTTCCGCATGACAGCCACGGTCAACTTCCCCAACGAGGACGATGTGAAGCCGCTCGGCAACACGGAGACGGTGCCGGTCCaggacgacgacagcgcggTGGTCTACCAAATCACGGTGGATCCAGGCAAGGCGGAACCGTTCATTGAGGGACGACCCACCTCCTACCACCAAGCATTCAACGCGGACCCGATCGACGAGAGCTGCGTGAACCCGAAGGAAGCGCAGTACGTCAACAGCGAGCCGGACAGCAGCATCATCGACGTTAGTCAGTGTAAGGTGTTTAAATGCTTCAAGGAAAACGGCAACGGACTACTTTTCCGCCTCGTGGACGAGAAGGCCGGTCGCTGGGCGTTCTACAACGATACACAGGAGTACGTGATGAAGCCCAAGGTGCGCTTCTTTGGCGGAGCGCTCGTGGTGCCCGGACCGGATGCGCATATGGCGCCCGAcccagaggaggaggatacGACTGTGGTCACTATCGAGGTTCCCCCGTGCGAGACACGCCTGTTCATCGAGGGCCGCCCTGCAAAGTACGAGGTCTCTGTGGTCGCCGACAGCATCCACAAGAGCGTGCCGGAGGACAGCCCGGAGTTCGCTCATGGTGAACCAGACCGCAAAGTGATGAACTATGACGCTGTCTATCAATGCTTCAAGGACAAGCCGGATGCCCGCCTCTTCCGCATCGTTGATTCCAGCCGCCAGCAATGGGGCTTCTACAATGACACGACGGATGTTTTCTTCACCGCTCGCTTCACCTTCGACGCCGAGGGTAAGGTCCGCACCTTGGGAGAcacggagaaggagcagaaCAGTGACAACGAGACCCAGTACGTTGTCTCCATTCCACCTCTGACGACGGTGGAGTTCGTGCAGGGTGACGTGAGGGGCTTCAAGTCGCAGTTCACAGGCAAGCGTAAGGTGCCCTTGCAGGCATCTGCGTAG
- a CDS encoding hypothetical protein (TriTrypDB/GeneDB-style sysID: LpmP.20.0150) encodes MPRRPCASTSAFSPLSVTVADAPILHHSVGSAHMHASCLLRQLLSNRIPCSLEAFVSLTEEWWGLVDRLVQVPVVASDVGQLLVETTHAEEFQRDHSRAELEEKVIAQWEEWVWSSVPRTVPTPAALEAARSDDTPPLSPTDILSFTQFADLLYSYDRYRRGVRWGASRNGGDWVSQGGAAAAAAYYRRRYFLHPWHGMHCPVGTAQQMPYVHLLQWMLARKGSSGEASPAAAELWERYRAIEPFQPSSSSFKALDVCCQSGYVLDLLIRAGAGVVVAVDADPAALANTESTYHEYIREGGGRRRNAVLYTRRCEGLPLPTAMRAGNSSSNTPSTPQRGDAGADVGAEVQSTSASAAERRRRRAREEGRGYSGLTWLKEEGSSSGVESADATAATGPFDVLYIHPPSAVSTWPVVAAEQFNLRKTMWWHRLTHSADAEGLDAGLLLPYLPCSAAPALTRHNPLATRSGLERALDALRADVTGRSTAPSPSGDEAPRGGALLTDEGYVMFVLPRAHGTDLLRREMPGECSLADWVVAQLDGYYDLILRRRCGTYASPSTSNTAQSSKAVEGMLLGVFRDVQRRVEGAASDVSVKWAAELQRISREDMWHDVLVLRKSRTMRRRCTAWRTESLGQDRAATTSAVQWEDSFEYNEYCPRGAVPHTSHHWTALVPTYSYLEKDFYESPNAAQNFLAVGHPVSANSAVPTGYGVPGSATLSAPAAREPNQATDGVTDATQLASANFNAVFSQELRTRRRSKLRKLALSPLQRQEWYIDERLVKSSAAKLELLNELSKWDLKDYDS; translated from the coding sequence ATGCCTCGTCGTCCCTGCGCGTCTACCTCCGCAttttcacctctctccgtcACAGTCGCGGACGCGCCAATTCTGCACCATAGCGTTGGCTCTGCTCACATGCATGCCAGCTGCCTCCTGAGACAGCTCTTGAGCAATCGGATACCATGTTCTCTGGAAGCGTTTGTATCGTTGACAGAGGAGTGGTGGGGGCTAGTTGATCGGCTGGTGCAAGTGCCAGTGGTCGCTTCCGATGTGGGCCAGCTGCTGGTGGAGACCACGCACGCCGAAGAGTTTCAGCGTGATCATAGCCGGGCGGAGCTCGAAGAAAAGGTCATTGCGCAATGGGAAGAATGGGTCTGGTCTAGTGTTCCTCGCACAGTACCCACCCCTGCCGCACTTGAGGCCGCTCGAAGTGACGATACTCCGCCCCTTTCCCCTACCGACATCCTCTCCTTCACGCAGTTTGCCGATCTTCTGTACTCTTACGACCGTTATCGCCGGGGCGTTCGCTGGGGTGCGTCCCGCAACGGTGGCGACTGGGTGTCGCagggaggcgctgccgccgccgctgcctacTATCGCCGGCGCTACTTCCTCCACCCGTGGCACGGTATGCACTGCCCTGTCGGCACGGCCCAGCAGATGCCTTACGTGCATCTTCTTCAATGGATGTTGGCGCGGAAGGGAAGCAGTGGAGAGGCGTCgccagccgcggcggagCTGTGGGAGCGTTACCGCGCCATTGAACCTTTTCAGCCATCCTCGTCTTCTTTCAAAGCCCTCGATGTGTGCTGCCAGAGCGGCTATGTGTTAGACTTGCTCATCCGCGCTGGGGCCGGCGTCGTGGTGGCAGTCGACGCCGACCCTGCTGCACTCGCCAACACAGAATCTACCTATCATGAATATATCCGtgaaggtggagggagaCGCCGGAATGCCGTGCTGTACACTCGCCGCTGTGAAGGGCTACCTCTCCCAACAGCGATGCGGGCGGGCaatagcagcagcaacaccccGTCCACACCACAGAGAGGTGATGCCGGTGCTGACGTTGGAGCTGAAGTGCAGTCGACGAGCGCGTCGGCGGCTGagcgtcggcgccggcgggccagagaagagggacgcGGCTATAGCGGACTGACGTGGCTCAAAGAGGAGGGATCTTCCTCCGGCGTCGAGAGCGCTGACGCGACGGCTGCCACTGGTCCGTTTGATGTGCTGTACATTCATCCCCCTTCCGCAGTATCCACCTGGCCGGTCGTAGCGGCGGAGCAGTTTAACCTGCGCAAAACGATGTGGTGGCACAGGCTGACTCACAGTGCCGACGCTGAGGGGCTGGACGCGGGCCTTCTGCTTCCGTATCTCCCGTGTTCGGCGGCACCAGCACTCACACGCCACAACCCTCTCGCCACGCGCTCCGGCCTTGAGCGGGCACTTGACGCGCTTCGTGCGGATGTGACGGGGCGCAGCACTGCTCCGTCTCCGTCTGGTGACGAGGCACCGCGTGGCGGCGCCCTCCTCACCGATGAAGGGTACGTAATGTTCGTTCTGCCTCGAGCCCACGGCACTGACCTCCTGCGCCGAGAGATGCCCGGAGAATGTTCGTTGGCGGActgggtggtggcgcagctggacgGTTACTACGATCTGATTctccgccggcgctgcggcacgtaCGCTTCCCCCTCGACGAGCAACACCGCGCAGTCGTCGAAAGCGGTGGAGGGCATGTTGTTGGGTGTCTTCCGTGATGTGCAGCGCAGAGTCGAGGGTGCTGCGAGTGACGTGTCAGTAAAGTGGGCTGCGGAGTTGCAGCGCATTTCCCGAGAGGACATGTGGCACGACGTGCTGGTGTTGCGCAAGAGCCGGACAATGCGCCGTCGGTGTACCGCTTGGCGTACGGAGAGTTTGGGGCAGGATCGGgcggccaccaccagcgcggTGCAGTGGGAAGACTCGTTCGAGTACAACGAGTATTGTCCGCGCGGGGCGGTTCCACACACAAGCCACCACTGGACCGCCCTGGTGCCCACCTACTCGTATCTCGAAAAGGACTTCTACGAATCTCCGAATGCCGCGCAAAACTTCTTGGCGGTGGGTCACCCCGTCTCCGCCAACTCGGCAGTGCCTACCGGATATGGCGTGCCTGGCAGCGCGACCCTGAGCGCCCCAGCAGCAAGGGAGCCCAATCAAGCAACCGATGGTGTCACAGATGCTACGCAGCTGGCGTCTGCGAACTTTAACGCCGTCTTTTCAcaggagctgcgcacgcggcgccgctcgaAGCTGCGCAAGTTGGCCCTGAGCCCACTACAGCGGCAGGAGTGGTATATCGATGAGAGGCTGGTGAAGTCGAGTGCTGCCAAGCTAGAGCTGCTCAACGAACTCTCCAAGTGGGACCTGAAGGACTACGACAGCTGA